A stretch of Dermochelys coriacea isolate rDerCor1 chromosome 6, rDerCor1.pri.v4, whole genome shotgun sequence DNA encodes these proteins:
- the INAFM2 gene encoding putative transmembrane protein INAFM2: MKEKEKEPAAERGKPATYTGDKKARMAAKTNKKWVRLATVLAYVLSVSLAAIVLAVYYSLIWQPVRQPRPPTGPSAAAAGRTTPGPPTEPHRGAGPTEPPTRPAAGQGAAGTERAATSPPPGGEPGPAPDPTVLQQVHRSH, encoded by the coding sequence atgaaggagaaggagaaggagccggcggcggagcggggcaagcccgcCACCTACACCGGGGACAAGAAGGCGCGGATGGCGGCCAAGACCAACAAGAAGTGGGTGCGCCTGGCCACGGTGCTGGCCTACGTGCTCTCCGTCTCGCTGGCCGCCATCGTGCTCGCCGTCTACTACAGCCTCATCTGGCAGCCGGTGCGCCAGCCGCGCCCGCCGACAGGGCCCAGCGCCGCAGCCGCCGGCCGGACGACGCCAGGGCCCCCCACGGAGCCGCACCGGGGAGCCGGCCCCACGGAGCCGCCTACGCGGCCGGCTGCCGGCCAAGGGGCGGCCGGGACTGAGCGCGCTGCCACTTCGCCACCGCCGGGGGGCGAGCCCGGCCCAGCCCCCGACCCCACCGTGCTGCAGCAAGTGCATCGGAGCCACTGA